In a single window of the Bradyrhizobium sp. ORS 285 genome:
- a CDS encoding hydantoinase B/oxoprolinase family protein: MSASQTSLIDLQIMWHRLIAVVEEQAQVLLRTAFSPIVRECGDLSAGVFDLKGRMLAQAVTGTPGHVNSMAESVKHFITHFPIHTMKPGDAYITNDPWMGTGHLNDFVVTTPCFKDGQPVALFSCTSHLMDIGGIGFGPDGTDVFMEGLYIPMLKLIDQGVVNETLMAMIRANTRLPVDTEGDTYSLAACNDVGCQRLVEMMTEFGISSLDELGDYVCDRSREAVLAEIAKLPKGTWRNEMVVDGYDAPVTLKAALTISDDGIHVDFDGTSTASKFGINVPLSYTTAYTVFGLGCVVASAIPNNAGSLSPLTVSAPSGAILNAPKPAPVASRHVIGQMLPDVVFGCLRQIIPERVPAEGTSCLWNLNVRGQTRSGAGGNYGFSMAVTSNGGTGARFDKDGLSATAYPSGVRGTPVEIAETQTPLIFWRKELRPDSGGAGRTRGGLGQIIEVGSGVDAPFDILAAFDRIDHPPRGRDGGHNGEAGYVGLASGKKLRGKGFQTVPPDDRLVVLTPGGAGIGDPRARAAELVQSDVESGLVSAVNAAKVYGQVG; encoded by the coding sequence ATGAGCGCATCCCAAACCAGCCTGATCGACCTGCAGATCATGTGGCATCGGCTGATCGCCGTGGTCGAAGAGCAGGCCCAGGTGCTGCTGCGCACCGCCTTCAGCCCGATCGTGCGCGAATGCGGCGACCTCTCCGCCGGCGTGTTCGACCTGAAGGGACGCATGCTGGCGCAGGCCGTCACCGGCACACCGGGCCATGTCAACTCGATGGCCGAGTCGGTGAAGCACTTCATCACGCATTTCCCGATTCATACGATGAAGCCGGGTGATGCCTACATCACCAACGATCCCTGGATGGGCACCGGTCATCTCAACGACTTCGTCGTCACCACGCCGTGCTTCAAGGACGGCCAGCCGGTCGCCTTGTTCTCCTGCACCAGCCATCTGATGGACATCGGCGGCATCGGCTTCGGCCCCGATGGCACCGACGTGTTCATGGAGGGGCTGTACATCCCGATGCTGAAGCTCATTGATCAGGGCGTCGTCAACGAGACGCTGATGGCGATGATCCGCGCCAACACCCGGCTGCCGGTCGACACCGAAGGCGACACCTATTCGCTCGCCGCCTGCAACGATGTCGGCTGCCAGCGCCTGGTCGAGATGATGACCGAGTTCGGCATCTCATCGCTCGATGAGCTCGGCGACTACGTCTGCGACCGCTCGCGCGAAGCGGTGCTGGCGGAGATCGCCAAGCTGCCCAAGGGCACTTGGCGCAACGAGATGGTGGTCGACGGCTATGATGCGCCGGTGACGCTCAAGGCCGCGCTCACGATCAGCGATGACGGCATCCATGTCGACTTCGACGGCACGTCGACGGCCTCGAAGTTCGGCATCAACGTGCCGCTGTCCTATACGACGGCCTACACCGTGTTCGGGCTCGGCTGCGTGGTGGCGTCAGCGATCCCCAACAATGCCGGCTCGCTGTCGCCGCTCACCGTGTCGGCGCCGTCGGGCGCAATCCTCAATGCGCCGAAGCCCGCGCCGGTGGCCTCGCGCCACGTCATCGGCCAGATGCTGCCCGACGTCGTGTTCGGCTGCCTGCGCCAGATCATTCCGGAACGCGTGCCGGCCGAAGGCACGTCGTGCCTGTGGAATCTCAACGTGCGCGGCCAGACCCGCTCCGGCGCCGGCGGCAATTACGGGTTCTCGATGGCTGTGACCTCGAATGGCGGCACCGGCGCACGCTTCGACAAGGACGGACTGTCGGCGACCGCCTATCCAAGCGGCGTGCGCGGCACGCCGGTCGAAATTGCCGAGACACAGACGCCGCTGATCTTCTGGCGCAAGGAGCTGCGCCCGGACTCCGGCGGCGCCGGCCGCACCCGCGGCGGCCTCGGCCAGATCATCGAGGTCGGCAGCGGCGTCGACGCGCCGTTCGACATCCTCGCCGCCTTCGACCGCATCGACCACCCGCCCCGCGGCCGCGACGGCGGCCACAATGGCGAGGCCGGCTATGTCGGGCTCGCCTCGGGCAAGAAGCTGCGCGGCAAGGGCTTCCAGACCGTGCCGCCGGATGACCGGCTGGTGGTGCTGACACCGGGCGGCGCGGGCATCGGCGATCCCCGCGCACGCGCGGCGGAGCTCGTGCAGAGCGACGTCGAGAGCGGGCTGGTGTCGGCGGTTAACGCGGCAAAGGTCTATGGGCAGGTTGGGTGA
- a CDS encoding TRAP transporter large permease — MTIEVIALFVILFALLAGGLWIGLTLAFTATLLLAMFRSIPLDKLLPQYAWNILTTQELLALPLFILMGELLFRTRLSRSLFQGLAPWAGLLPGRLLHVNVIGCTIFAAISGSSAATTQVIGRMSLNELLRRGYSRDIAIGSLAGAGTLGFLIPPSNIMIIYGVLGDVSILKLFTAGVLPGLLLAATFMGWVMLHTTLKPAMVPNAEAQLSQVPWAERFAALKDLAPALFLIACVLGSMYGGLATPSEAAAVGVLGAALVAFFQGALSQQVIRDVMIGSVITCSMIALIVLGASILGNAAAFLGIPQAVAAFVKGLGLSPFMLIVVLIVFYLILGCFLDGFSMIVMTLPIVLPIVKGAGFDEVWFGIFLVLAVEMAQITPPVGFNLFVIQGLTEDGLGYIARVTAPYLAIMVAFVLLLTLFPGIVTILPRLLYG, encoded by the coding sequence ATGACCATCGAAGTCATCGCCCTCTTCGTCATCCTGTTCGCGCTGCTGGCCGGCGGCCTGTGGATCGGGCTCACGCTCGCCTTCACCGCGACATTGCTGTTGGCGATGTTCCGCTCGATCCCGCTGGACAAGCTGCTTCCGCAATATGCCTGGAACATCCTGACCACCCAGGAGCTGCTGGCGCTGCCGCTGTTCATCCTGATGGGCGAGCTGCTGTTCCGCACCCGGCTGTCGCGCTCGCTCTTCCAAGGCCTCGCGCCCTGGGCCGGCCTGCTGCCGGGCCGCCTGCTGCACGTCAACGTCATCGGCTGCACCATCTTCGCCGCGATCTCCGGCTCGTCGGCGGCGACCACGCAGGTCATCGGCCGGATGTCGCTCAACGAGCTCCTGCGCCGCGGCTATTCGCGCGACATCGCGATCGGCTCGCTCGCCGGCGCCGGCACGCTCGGCTTCCTGATCCCGCCGTCGAACATCATGATCATCTACGGCGTGCTCGGCGACGTCTCGATCCTGAAACTGTTCACCGCCGGCGTGCTGCCGGGCCTGCTACTCGCCGCGACCTTCATGGGCTGGGTGATGCTGCACACCACGCTCAAGCCTGCGATGGTGCCGAACGCCGAGGCGCAGCTCTCGCAGGTGCCGTGGGCCGAGCGCTTCGCCGCGCTGAAGGACCTGGCGCCGGCCCTGTTCCTGATCGCCTGCGTGCTCGGCTCGATGTATGGCGGCCTCGCGACCCCGTCGGAGGCCGCCGCCGTCGGCGTGCTCGGCGCGGCGCTGGTGGCGTTCTTCCAGGGAGCGCTGTCGCAGCAGGTCATCCGCGACGTGATGATCGGTTCGGTCATCACCTGCTCGATGATCGCACTGATCGTACTCGGCGCTTCGATCCTCGGCAACGCCGCGGCGTTTCTCGGCATTCCCCAGGCGGTCGCCGCCTTCGTCAAGGGCCTCGGCCTGTCGCCGTTCATGCTGATCGTGGTCCTGATCGTGTTCTATTTGATCCTCGGCTGTTTCCTCGACGGCTTCTCGATGATCGTGATGACCCTGCCGATCGTGCTGCCGATCGTGAAGGGCGCGGGCTTCGACGAGGTGTGGTTCGGGATCTTCCTGGTGCTCGCGGTCGAGATGGCCCAGATCACGCCGCCGGTCGGCTTCAACCTGTTCGTGATCCAGGGCCTGACGGAGGACGGCCTCGGCTACATCGCCCGCGTCACCGCGCCCTACCTCGCCATCATGGTGGCCTTCGTGCTGCTGCTCACGCTATTCCCGGGCATCGTGACGATCCTGCCAAGGCTGCTCTACGGGTGA
- a CDS encoding Cache 3/Cache 2 fusion domain-containing protein: protein MSVKLKLGTKALIGAVVVIALNTALVVGAAYWSLTNDFADRAKRDIEGNLRTFALTFAETFKDAKVSVQNGAVTRIEIPAIPEIKDHAIVDRAVSYVGGSATLFVVDDSGQFVRRSTNVKKENGDRAVGTQLAADHPAQALLRRGEAYKGPATLFGKPFMTAYFPVTNPAGKVTGILYVGVPMAELDAMLAQAMQTMIIAAVVAALLVLALTMLAVSRVTKPLSAVTEALTAIAEGRENVDIKSDERGDEIGEIARSLVVFRSAASERRRMREEQAAAATAAVEQRKAELQRFVDSFQASIGGIIDNVLTSSGEFEREARQLTQTARTTADLSGQSAGASETASEHVRTAAAASDELSGSIAEIIRRVQESNAIAAEAVKQATATDQRIKELSDAGNRIGDVVKLITSIAEQTNLLALNATIEAARAGDAGRGFAVVAQEVKTLAGQTAKATEEISSQIANMQTVTQESVDAIKAIGSTIERINEIAASISGAVELQRAATQNITQSVRSAASGTAEVVNNIRSAARGAGETGESSNRMFASAQALSGESLRLKAEVQKFLDGMRAA, encoded by the coding sequence GTGTCCGTCAAGTTGAAGCTCGGCACCAAGGCGCTGATCGGCGCCGTTGTCGTCATTGCGCTGAACACGGCCCTCGTGGTCGGCGCGGCCTACTGGTCTCTCACCAACGATTTTGCGGATCGCGCCAAGCGCGACATCGAAGGGAATCTGCGCACCTTCGCCCTGACTTTCGCTGAAACGTTCAAGGACGCCAAGGTCAGCGTGCAGAACGGCGCCGTCACACGCATCGAGATTCCCGCAATCCCCGAGATCAAGGATCATGCCATCGTCGACCGCGCGGTGTCCTATGTCGGCGGCAGCGCGACCTTGTTTGTTGTCGACGACAGCGGCCAGTTCGTGCGCCGCTCGACCAATGTGAAGAAGGAGAATGGCGATCGCGCCGTTGGCACGCAACTCGCCGCTGATCATCCCGCGCAGGCGCTGCTGCGCCGGGGCGAAGCCTATAAGGGACCGGCCACGCTGTTCGGCAAGCCGTTCATGACCGCCTATTTCCCCGTCACCAACCCCGCTGGCAAGGTGACTGGCATCCTCTATGTCGGCGTGCCGATGGCCGAGCTCGACGCGATGCTGGCGCAGGCGATGCAGACCATGATCATCGCTGCCGTGGTCGCCGCGCTGCTGGTGCTCGCCCTGACCATGCTCGCCGTGAGCCGCGTCACGAAGCCGCTGAGTGCCGTGACGGAGGCGCTGACTGCGATCGCCGAGGGACGCGAGAATGTCGACATCAAGTCGGATGAGCGCGGCGACGAGATCGGCGAGATCGCCCGCAGCTTGGTCGTGTTCCGCAGCGCCGCCAGCGAGCGGCGTCGGATGCGCGAGGAGCAGGCGGCGGCCGCAACGGCCGCGGTCGAGCAGCGCAAGGCCGAGCTGCAGCGCTTCGTGGATTCGTTCCAGGCCAGCATCGGCGGCATCATCGACAACGTGCTGACCTCGTCGGGCGAGTTCGAGCGCGAGGCGCGACAGCTCACCCAGACCGCGCGCACCACTGCCGATCTGTCGGGACAGTCGGCCGGCGCCTCCGAGACCGCCTCCGAGCATGTCCGCACCGCGGCGGCGGCGTCCGACGAGCTGTCCGGCTCGATCGCCGAGATCATCCGCCGGGTGCAGGAATCCAACGCCATCGCTGCCGAGGCGGTCAAGCAGGCCACCGCGACCGACCAGCGCATCAAGGAGCTGTCGGATGCCGGCAACCGCATCGGCGACGTCGTCAAGCTGATCACCTCGATTGCCGAGCAGACCAATCTGCTGGCGCTCAACGCCACCATCGAGGCCGCCCGCGCCGGCGATGCCGGTCGCGGCTTCGCGGTCGTCGCCCAGGAGGTCAAGACGCTCGCCGGCCAGACCGCCAAGGCGACCGAGGAGATCTCCAGCCAGATCGCCAACATGCAGACCGTGACGCAGGAATCGGTCGATGCGATCAAGGCGATCGGCTCGACCATCGAGCGCATCAACGAGATCGCGGCGTCGATCTCGGGCGCGGTCGAACTGCAGCGCGCCGCCACCCAGAACATCACCCAGAGCGTCCGCTCGGCCGCGAGCGGCACCGCCGAGGTCGTCAACAACATCCGCAGCGCGGCGCGCGGGGCGGGCGAGACCGGCGAAAGCTCGAACCGGATGTTCGCCTCGGCGCAGGCGCTGTCCGGCGAGAGCCTGCGGCTCAAGGCCGAGGTGCAGAAGTTCCTCGACGGCATGCGCGCGGCCTGA
- a CDS encoding deoxyribodipyrimidine photo-lyase, producing the protein MAPTPIIVWFRESLRLSDHPALYTAAQAGVPVVCSYIYDQESPGLRPLGGATRWWLAQSLRALRIELQSLGADLVIRRGPAATVLSQLARETKAGAVYWNDVAQRGPRAVAERVEAALGEIGVTSRVFADDLLVDPAEMRGKDGRGPRVFTPFWKRVLALGDPPKPLPMPVRLPPVPGIASLAVDELALEPTRPDWAGGLRATWQAGERAAQQRLNDFLTSSVGTYAADRDRPDVEATSRLSPHLRFGEISPRQIFHAARFAAEERPALAKGIDKFLSEVGWREFSRHLLYNNPDLATRNLQPTFDAFPWTQDDAALTAWQRGQTGYPIVDAGMRELWHTGSMHNRVRMVAASLLVKHLLIDWRQGEQWFWDTLVDADPGSNPASWQWVAGSGADAAPYFRVFNPVLQGEKFDASGSYVRRWVPELARLPASLIHQPWAAKPLELAEAGVTLGRSYPAPTIDHKRGRERALAAYASLRTSD; encoded by the coding sequence ATGGCTCCCACCCCTATCATCGTATGGTTTCGCGAGAGCCTGCGACTTTCTGACCACCCCGCGTTGTATACCGCAGCCCAGGCCGGCGTGCCGGTTGTTTGTAGTTACATCTACGATCAGGAGAGTCCGGGACTTCGTCCACTTGGAGGAGCGACGCGATGGTGGCTGGCGCAATCGCTGCGTGCACTCCGCATAGAGTTGCAGTCGCTCGGGGCCGATCTGGTGATCCGCCGCGGGCCGGCAGCGACGGTGCTCAGCCAGTTGGCACGCGAGACCAAGGCCGGCGCGGTTTACTGGAACGACGTCGCGCAGCGCGGCCCGCGCGCCGTCGCAGAGCGCGTGGAAGCCGCGCTCGGCGAGATCGGCGTCACGTCGCGCGTGTTTGCTGATGACCTGCTGGTCGATCCCGCCGAGATGCGCGGCAAGGATGGCCGTGGCCCGCGCGTGTTCACCCCGTTCTGGAAACGCGTGCTGGCGCTGGGCGATCCGCCGAAGCCGTTGCCGATGCCGGTGCGGCTGCCGCCGGTGCCGGGGATCGCGAGCCTTGCGGTCGACGAACTGGCGCTGGAGCCGACCCGGCCGGATTGGGCGGGCGGCCTGCGCGCGACATGGCAGGCCGGCGAGCGCGCTGCCCAGCAGCGGCTGAACGACTTCCTCACGAGCTCTGTCGGGACCTACGCAGCCGACCGCGACCGTCCGGACGTCGAGGCCACCTCGCGGCTGTCGCCCCATTTACGGTTCGGCGAAATCAGCCCGCGCCAGATCTTTCACGCCGCGCGCTTCGCCGCAGAGGAGAGACCGGCTTTGGCGAAGGGGATCGACAAGTTCCTGAGCGAGGTCGGCTGGCGCGAGTTCAGCCGCCACCTGCTCTACAACAATCCCGACCTCGCCACCCGCAACCTGCAGCCGACCTTCGACGCCTTTCCGTGGACCCAGGATGACGCCGCGCTGACGGCCTGGCAGCGCGGCCAGACCGGCTATCCGATCGTCGATGCCGGGATGCGCGAGCTCTGGCACACCGGCAGCATGCACAACCGCGTCCGCATGGTCGCCGCCTCGCTGCTGGTGAAGCACCTGCTGATCGACTGGCGGCAGGGCGAACAGTGGTTCTGGGACACGTTGGTCGACGCCGACCCCGGCAGCAACCCCGCGAGCTGGCAGTGGGTCGCCGGCTCCGGCGCCGATGCCGCCCCCTATTTCCGCGTCTTCAATCCCGTGCTGCAGGGCGAGAAGTTCGACGCCAGCGGCAGCTATGTGCGGCGCTGGGTTCCCGAGCTCGCGCGCCTGCCCGCCAGCCTGATCCACCAACCCTGGGCGGCAAAGCCGCTCGAGCTCGCCGAGGCCGGCGTGACGCTGGGACGCTCCTACCCCGCGCCAACCATCGATCACAAGCGGGGGCGCGAGCGGGCGCTGGCGGCCTATGCGAGCTTGCGCACAAGTGATTAG
- a CDS encoding TRAP transporter small permease subunit translates to MAEIAQATSPADRASLNAAAPAPLRILLDVIDRLGRLDGWIGGGCLLTLTCLMLAEVTTRALSNVLPFFPPTISIAWEYSSYLMAASFTFGAAMTLRVGGHIRVVLLLKNVPAPLQRALEVLAAAAGFAFMAFLTSAMTKFAWSSFIRGQVSTSSDTPLWFPQAVVTFGMLLLTLQFLARAIQAALGLPLEDHRMKASPVE, encoded by the coding sequence GTGGCTGAGATCGCGCAAGCCACCTCGCCGGCCGATCGGGCGAGCCTCAATGCAGCGGCCCCCGCGCCGCTGCGCATCCTGCTCGATGTCATCGACCGGCTCGGCCGGCTCGACGGCTGGATCGGCGGCGGCTGCCTGCTAACACTGACGTGCCTGATGCTGGCGGAGGTGACGACGCGGGCGCTATCGAATGTGCTGCCGTTCTTCCCGCCGACGATCTCGATCGCCTGGGAATACTCGTCCTATCTGATGGCGGCCTCGTTCACCTTCGGCGCCGCCATGACGTTGCGGGTCGGCGGCCACATCCGCGTAGTGCTGCTGCTGAAGAACGTGCCCGCCCCACTGCAGCGCGCGTTGGAGGTGCTGGCTGCCGCCGCCGGCTTCGCCTTCATGGCGTTCCTGACCTCGGCGATGACGAAGTTCGCCTGGAGCTCCTTCATCCGCGGCCAGGTCTCGACCTCGAGCGACACCCCGCTGTGGTTTCCGCAGGCCGTCGTGACGTTCGGCATGCTGCTGCTGACGCTGCAATTCCTAGCCCGGGCGATTCAAGCGGCGCTCGGACTGCCGCTGGAAGACCACCGCATGAAGGCGTCGCCGGTCGAATGA
- a CDS encoding hydantoinase/oxoprolinase family protein — protein sequence MLEGAEVRLAVDIGGTFTDIVLDIGDHRRTRKVLTTPTQPEQAVLDGTRLILADAKARISDIDVFIHGTTLATNAIIERRGAKTALIATSGFRDVLDIGTESRYDQYDLSIDKPKPLVPRALRFTVPERVDAHGDIRLPLDEAAVRALAPQLRALDVASIAIAFLHAYANPAHERRAGEILAEELPGVSITLSSAVCPEIREYERTSTAVANAYVQPLMDSYLARMDQALRVEQFRGAIYLVTSGGGVTSIDTARRFPVRLVESGPAGGAIFAGQIAARLGERKVLSFDMGGTTAKICLIEDFEPESSRVFEVDRAARFLKGSGLPVRIPVIEMVEIGAGGGSIARIDAMKRVTVGPESASSEPGPACYGRGGQRPAVTDSDVALGMIDPDAFAGGTIKLDPELSKQALLRDVGAPLGLDAETAAYAVHEVVCENMASAARVHAVERGAIIGQHTLIAFGGAAPLHAARVAEKIGVAKVIVPSNAGVGSAVGFLAAPIAYELVRSRHARLDDFDTALVSGLLQQMADEARALVEPGAAGAPVRERRAAFMRYVGQGHEISVELPNRALTAEDLPALRKTFEAGYAALFERAIPGAAIEVLSWSVLATTDARQPATVAEVMRKPAGAASGHRKFFDGRAGRFVEIPLYRREQMAPGAVIAGPAVIAEDETSTFISNSFDAHIDGAGSIVMERKAA from the coding sequence ATGCTTGAAGGAGCCGAAGTCCGGCTGGCCGTCGATATCGGCGGCACGTTCACCGATATCGTACTCGACATCGGCGATCACCGCCGCACACGCAAGGTGCTGACGACGCCGACGCAGCCCGAGCAGGCCGTGCTCGATGGCACCCGCCTCATCCTGGCCGATGCGAAGGCCCGCATCTCCGACATCGACGTCTTCATCCACGGCACCACGCTCGCGACCAACGCGATCATCGAGCGACGCGGCGCGAAGACCGCGCTGATCGCCACGTCGGGCTTCCGCGATGTTCTCGATATTGGAACTGAGAGCCGCTACGACCAGTACGATCTCTCCATCGACAAGCCGAAGCCGTTGGTGCCGCGCGCTCTTCGCTTCACGGTACCTGAGCGTGTCGATGCTCACGGCGACATCAGACTGCCACTCGATGAAGCGGCGGTGCGCGCATTGGCGCCGCAGCTGCGCGCGCTCGATGTTGCCAGCATCGCCATCGCCTTCCTGCACGCCTACGCCAATCCCGCGCATGAGCGCCGCGCCGGCGAAATCCTCGCCGAGGAACTGCCTGGAGTCTCGATCACGCTGTCGTCGGCCGTCTGTCCCGAAATCCGGGAATATGAGCGCACCTCGACCGCGGTCGCCAACGCCTATGTGCAGCCGCTGATGGATTCCTACCTCGCCCGCATGGACCAGGCGTTGCGCGTCGAGCAGTTCCGCGGCGCGATCTATCTCGTCACGTCAGGCGGCGGCGTCACCTCGATCGACACGGCGCGGCGTTTCCCCGTGCGCCTCGTCGAATCCGGCCCCGCCGGCGGCGCGATCTTCGCCGGCCAGATTGCCGCGCGACTCGGCGAGCGCAAGGTGCTGTCGTTCGACATGGGCGGCACCACCGCCAAGATCTGTCTCATCGAGGACTTCGAGCCGGAGAGCTCGCGCGTGTTCGAGGTCGATCGCGCCGCGCGCTTCCTGAAAGGCTCCGGCCTGCCGGTGCGCATCCCCGTCATCGAGATGGTCGAGATCGGCGCCGGCGGCGGCTCGATCGCCCGCATCGATGCGATGAAGCGCGTCACCGTCGGTCCCGAGAGCGCGTCCTCCGAACCCGGCCCGGCCTGCTATGGCCGCGGCGGCCAGCGTCCGGCGGTCACTGATTCCGACGTCGCGCTCGGCATGATCGATCCCGACGCATTCGCTGGCGGCACCATCAAGCTCGATCCCGAATTGTCGAAGCAGGCCCTGCTCCGTGACGTCGGCGCGCCGCTCGGGCTGGACGCCGAGACCGCAGCCTATGCGGTGCACGAGGTCGTCTGCGAGAACATGGCGAGCGCGGCGCGCGTTCATGCCGTCGAGCGCGGCGCAATCATCGGCCAGCACACGTTGATCGCGTTCGGCGGTGCGGCGCCGCTGCACGCCGCCCGCGTCGCCGAGAAGATCGGTGTCGCCAAAGTCATCGTGCCCTCCAATGCCGGCGTCGGTTCGGCGGTCGGCTTCCTCGCCGCCCCCATCGCCTATGAGTTGGTACGCAGCCGTCATGCCCGGCTCGACGATTTCGACACGGCGCTCGTCTCCGGCCTGTTGCAGCAGATGGCCGATGAGGCCCGGGCCCTGGTCGAGCCCGGCGCGGCCGGCGCTCCGGTGCGCGAGCGCCGCGCGGCGTTCATGCGATATGTCGGCCAGGGCCATGAGATCAGCGTCGAGCTGCCGAACCGCGCACTCACCGCGGAGGATCTCCCTGCCCTGCGCAAGACCTTCGAGGCCGGCTATGCCGCGCTGTTCGAGCGCGCCATCCCGGGGGCCGCGATCGAGGTGCTGAGCTGGTCGGTGCTGGCGACGACGGACGCGCGTCAGCCGGCCACCGTCGCCGAGGTCATGCGCAAGCCCGCCGGCGCGGCTTCGGGCCACCGCAAATTCTTCGATGGCCGCGCCGGCCGCTTCGTCGAGATCCCGCTGTATCGCCGCGAGCAGATGGCGCCGGGCGCGGTCATCGCAGGTCCCGCCGTGATCGCCGAGGACGAGACTTCGACCTTCATCTCCAACAGTTTTGACGCGCATATCGACGGTGCCGGCAGCATCGTCATGGAACGGAAGGCGGCCTGA
- a CDS encoding TRAP transporter substrate-binding protein has product MITRRKFTAGAATLLAATQLSTRARAATTNWDMSTVWPEANFHTQNAMAFAEEVKKQTNGAVNITVKAGGQLGFKGPEHLRAVRDGLVPLADVLNIQQVGDEPFMGVESIPFLAGSVDEVKALHKYVRPEYDKIAARNNQKILYIVPWPTQYLHLKVKTTDVAGLKNIKIRVPDKNAVDMLNAIGMAAVMIPWGETIPALASGAVAGVSTSSVSGVDGKFWEFLKYVYPTNHVWSSQMLNVNLDSWKALTPEQQKIISDIAAKMEPTFWANSVKADVDSLNRLKEGGMEVVPVSDAMMTEIRAKTAPQMEAFLKRVPAAEAPVKAYLAEMKRG; this is encoded by the coding sequence ATGATCACGCGACGCAAATTCACCGCAGGCGCAGCCACCCTGCTCGCAGCGACCCAGCTCTCGACGCGCGCCCGCGCCGCCACCACCAACTGGGACATGTCCACGGTCTGGCCGGAGGCCAACTTCCACACCCAGAATGCGATGGCCTTCGCCGAGGAGGTGAAGAAGCAGACCAATGGCGCCGTCAACATCACCGTGAAGGCCGGCGGTCAGCTCGGCTTCAAGGGCCCCGAGCATCTGCGCGCCGTGCGCGACGGCCTCGTGCCACTGGCGGACGTGCTCAACATCCAGCAGGTCGGCGATGAGCCCTTTATGGGCGTGGAGAGCATTCCGTTCCTCGCGGGCTCCGTCGACGAGGTCAAGGCGCTGCACAAATATGTCCGGCCCGAATACGACAAGATCGCCGCCCGCAACAACCAGAAGATCCTCTACATCGTGCCGTGGCCGACGCAGTATCTGCATCTGAAGGTCAAGACGACCGATGTCGCCGGGCTGAAGAACATCAAGATCCGCGTGCCCGACAAGAACGCGGTCGACATGCTCAACGCCATCGGCATGGCCGCGGTCATGATCCCCTGGGGCGAGACCATTCCGGCTCTGGCCTCCGGCGCGGTCGCCGGCGTCTCGACCTCGTCGGTGTCGGGCGTCGACGGCAAGTTCTGGGAGTTTCTCAAATACGTCTACCCGACCAACCATGTGTGGTCGTCGCAGATGCTCAACGTGAACCTGGATTCCTGGAAGGCGCTGACGCCGGAGCAGCAGAAGATCATCAGCGACATCGCCGCCAAGATGGAGCCGACGTTCTGGGCCAACTCGGTCAAGGCCGACGTCGACAGCCTCAACCGCCTCAAGGAAGGCGGCATGGAAGTCGTGCCGGTCTCGGATGCAATGATGACGGAGATCCGTGCCAAGACCGCGCCGCAGATGGAAGCCTTCCTGAAGCGCGTACCCGCGGCCGAGGCGCCGGTGAAGGCCTATCTCGCCGAGATGAAGCGTGGCTGA